TTCACGGCAGTCTCATAGAGTGGCTCGATCTCCACCGCGGCCTCGGCGGCTGCCTCTGCCGTCCCGGTGTCACCCACGGCAAGTGAATACGAAGCGATGGCTACGTAAGCCCGTAAGCGGTCCTGCTGCAGCCGGCTCTGTTCAACGATCATCCAGTCCTCGTACCAGCCGGGAAGCAGTTGGGCATCACTTAGCCCGTCCAGCAAGGATGCAGGGTCTCCCTTCAGCCCTGCACCGCCCAGCGTCCTGGCCTGCAGCCGGACCCGCCTCAGGTCAACGTCCACGTTGTCGCTGAGGTACAGCATCCGGCCCTCGTTGACGATCAGCCCGGGCACTTGGCGTGAAACCAAGTGGACACTGACGCGCAGACTCTCCAACGCCTTGGAATCCGGATACTCGGGCCACAACAAGCCGACGAGATAGGTTCGGAGAAGCGGACCCTTGATGGCCAGCGCCGCGATCAGCCGCTGCTGGCGCGCAGCAACATGCACAACCACGCCGTCCCGGCAGAGACGCCAGGACCCGAGCAGTTCCAGTTTCAACTCTCCATAGCCGTCGGCGCCCATGGGAACCTGATTTCGGTTCAACAAAACATGTGGTGGATGGTACGAATGAGCATCCTCAGGACGGTGGGTCCTGTCAATGGGGCCATCCCCATACTTCCTAAGGGAGAGGTCCCTATCCGAAGCGGAGGCCACCCCGTACGGAATCTAACGCGTGGACCCGATCCCGGCGCCAACCACGGCCCCAATCCCAAGTCCCAGTGCAAAACCAAGGAACGGACTGTCAAAGACCGCGAGCCCAAGGGTAATTCCAACAGCGGCGCCAACGAGGCAACAGATCCACAGTGGCTTGTTCACCCGGCCTCCAACAGCAGATACTTCGGCAACACGGGTCCACCGGAGACTGCAGCGGGTTTCCCGGCAGGGTCAGCCGTCATACGCTTTCTGCAGTTCGGCGATGTCCAGCTTGCGCATCCCCAACATGGCCTGCATGGCACGCTGCGATCCGTGGGGGTCGGGGCCTGCGATCAAGGACGGGAGGACTGAGGGGACGATCTGCCAGGACAAGCCGAAACGGTCCTTCAGCCAACCGCACTGGCTCTCTGAGCCGCCGTCTGTCAGAGCTGCCCAGTACCGGTCCACCGAGGACTGGTCCTCGCAGTCCACCACGAACGAGACAGCTTCAGTGAAGGCGGATCCCCGGGCACCGTTCAGGGCGGTGAAGCCCCGCCCTTCGAGTTCAAAGTCGACGGCGATCGCTTCGCCCGCCGCGCCGGGTCCGCCATCACCAAAGCGCGAAATGTTGAGGATTCTTGAATCGTCGAAAACCGAAGTGTAGAACTGTGCCGCTTCTTCCGCCTGGTTGTCGAACCAGAGGCAGGTCCCGATTTTTCGAGGCATGGTGGCTCCCTTCCGGCTTGAGCCTAATGCCGCGGTCCACGGCACACAACGGCTGGCGTTAAGCTCGGATCCATGACTTCCCGCAATGTGAAACCGCATGCCGTCCGCCTGCCCCTGGCAGCGGCGGGAGCCGACGCCGTCATGATCCTGGTGTTCGCCGCCGTCGGACGCGACGCCCACCAGCGCGGCGACGTGGTGACCGGCGTGATGCTGACCGCCTGGCCGTTCCTGGCGGGTGCTGCGATGGGGTGGATCATCGCAAGGGCATGGCGGGATCCCCTCTCGGTACGGTCCGCCGGCATTGCCGTTTGGCTCGGCAGCGTGGCAGGAGGGATGGTGTTGCGCGCCCTGACAGGCCAGACCGTGGTGCTCCCGTTTGTCATGGTGGCCTTGCTTAGCCTGGGGCTCCTGCTGCTTGGCTACCGCCTGCTGCTGGCGATGTTCCGGCGCCGCCGCGGCGCCTGAACAGGCCAGGGGTGCCCGGCCGCAGGCTCCTGCCAATGTAATAGGCTGGCAGCAGAAACTTGCCGGGCACTGCTACGGCGCAACAGATCCGGAAGGGTTCAACGTGATCACTGCATTCGTTCTGATCAAGACCGACGCTGCCCGCATTCCTGAAACAGCCGAGGAAATCTCCGCGATCGAGGGAATCAGCGAGGTTTATTCCGTCACCGGAGAATGGGATCTCATTGCCGTGGCACGGGTCCACCGGCACGAGGACCTGGCCGACGTCATCGCCGACAGGCTCTCCAAGGTCCCTGCCGTGGTCCACACCACAACCCATATTGCCTTCCGCGCCTACTCCCAGCATGACCTGGACGCAGCGTTCTCGCTGGGCTTTGAGCAGTAGGCAACTGGCCGTGCTCACCGGGCGGTGAGCGCGACCCACTTCCCAAGGACGGCTGCGGCGGCCCCGGTATCAATGGATTCGGCGGCGCGGGCAAAAGCCGTCCGCATCCGGTCGAGGAACGGGCCCTCGGCCGATTGGTCGAAGGCCACCAGTCCGGCCGCTGCGTTGACCAGGACGGCGTCCCGGGCGGGTCCTTCCTTGCCGGCGAGGACCTGCCGGACAACGGCCGCGTTCACCTCTGCGTTTCCACCACGCAGCTGTTCCACGGTGGCAAGGCGGATGCCCAGGTCCTGCGGAGAGAACGTCAGCTCTGTCACCCGGCCATCACGGATCTCCCACACTGTGGACGGCCCCGTGGTGGTGAGCTCGTCCAGGCCGTCGTTGCCGCGGAAAACCAGGCCCCTGCTCCCCCGTTGCGCCAGCACGCCAGCTACCAGCGGCGCCATCCTGGCGTTTGCGACGCCGACCGCTGAGGCCTGCACGTTGGCAGGGTTAGTGAGGGGGCCGAGGAAGTTGAAAGCGGTGGGGATAGCCAGCTCCCGCCGGGGAACGGCGGTGTGGCGGAACGAGGGATGGAACACCTGCGCAAAGCAGAACGTGATTCCGGCCTCTTCGGCGTTGCGGGCCACTTCGTCGACGGTCAGGTCGAGCCGCACACCCAAGGCTTCAAGTACGTCGGCGGAGCCGGACGACGACGACGCGGCCCGGTTGCCGTGCTTGACCACTTTGGCGCCGGCCCCTGCGGCGACCAGGGCTGCCATCGTGGAGATGTTCACGGTGTTTAACTGGTCTCCCCCGGTGCCGACGATGTCCAGCTTCTCGCCGGAGATGGTCACAGGCCTCGCATGGGCAAGCATTGCAGCCACCAGGCCCGAGAGCTCCTCAACCGTCTCGCCTTTGGAGCTGAGCGCCACCAGGAATCCGGCAATCTGGGCGGGCGTGGCCTCTCCCGACATGATGGTGTCCATCGCCCAGGAGGTGTCGTCCGCTGTCAGGTCAGTACCGCCAATTAAGGCGGAGATCAGGCGGGGCCAAGAATTGCCGGACGGTGCGGAAGCCTGTGAAGTCACCTCCTGATGCTATCGAGCGTGCCGGGGCGTGACCAATGTGAACCCCTCCGGGAACTTTTCCGGGCGATTTCGCGTCTTTGTAGAAAAAGTCCCCCGAAAAGGCGGTTTGCGTTGGGCAGCACGGACTTTTACAGACATAATGTCTATGTGACATCTGCGACCCATGCCCCCAGTACCCCGGCGCACCCCACGCTGAACCGCCCCAATATGGTTTCCGTTGGAACCGTTGTGTGGCTGTCCAGCGAGTTGATGTTCTTCGCCGGTCTCTTCGCCATGTACTTCACGCTGCGCTCCACGAGTGCGCAGATGTGGGCCGATGAGACAGCCAAGCTCAACTTCCCCTTTGCGCTCGTCAACACCATCGTCCTCGTGGCCAGTTCCTTTACTTGCCAGATGGGCGTCTTTGCGGCTGAACGGCTTCAGCCGCGCCGGACCGGGGGCGCTTTCCAGTTCGCCCGCTGGGGAATGAACGAATGGTTCACCCTGACGTTCCTGATGGGCGCGTTCTTCGTAGCCGGACAGACCATGGAATACGCCATGCTGGTCTCTGAGCACGTCTCGCTGTCCTCCAACGCCTACGGCTCCGCTTTCTATATGACCACCGGCTTCCACGGCCTCCACGTCATCGGCGGCCTCATCGCCTTCCTGCTCATCATGGGCCGGTCCTTCGCCGCGAAGAAGTTCGGGCATTTTGAAGCGACGTCAGCGATTGTCACCTCTTACTACTGGCACTTCGTGGACGTCGTGTGGATCGGCCTCTTCCTGGTCATCTACGTACTCAAGTAGCCAGCTTTGATTCTTTTTCTACAAGAGGCAGAATTTCAGGTAGCGGCTCCCGGAGCCGGCGCAGGATCGAATAAAGGAACCACCACGTGAAGGCACTCTCACAAAAGCGGCGTCACCCACTAGCAGCACTAGCGCTGCTCCTGATGGGGCTCCTCATCACGGGTGGGCTGTACGCCGCGGCTACCACCGTCAACGAGGCCAAGGCCTCCAGCACTTCCTACAGCGCCAATGACGTGGAAGAGGGCGGCAAGCTGTTTGCGGCCAACTGCGCCACATGCCACGGCATGGGTGCCAGCGGAAGCCAGGACGGGCCTTCACTGGTTGGCGTTGGCGCAGCAGCTGTCGATTTCCAGGTGGGTACCGGCCGCATGCCGATGCAGATGAACGGTCCGCAGGCCATGAAGAAGCCCGTCCAGTTCAACGATGAGCAGACGCGGCAGCTTTCAGCCTATGTCGCTTCCCTGGGTGCCGGCCCGGCGGTTCCTGAAGAAAGCCTGCTTGACGAAGGCGGCGACGCAGCAGCAGGCGGCGAGCTGTTCCGCACCAACTGCGCCATGTGCCACAACGCGGCAGCAGCCGGCGGCGCCCTGACCCGCGGCAAGTTCGCCCCTGCACTCGCGGACGTGTCCGGCAAGCACATCTACGAAGCCATGGCCACCGGCCCCCAGAACATGCCGGTGTTCAGTGATTCGAACATCACCCCCGAAGGTAAGCGGGACATCATCACCTTCCTGAAGCAGATCGAAACCAGCGGCTCGCCGGGCGGAGCAGACCTCGGGTCCCTGGGCCCGGTGGCGGAAGGCCTGTTTGTTTGGGTTGCAGGCCTCGGTGTCATCATCGCCTTCACGATCTGGCTGACTTCCCGGACGTCCTGACCCCTGGGAACCACCACACACTTCTGCTGATCCGTCAGCAGCTTGATATTAGAAACTAACCCGGCACCCGCCGGGACGAGAGAAGGATGAGGCGAATTATGGGCAACCATAGTGACGGCAGTCCGAACCACTCGGGCACCGTAGCTACGGCTGGTCAGAATGAGGTGGAGAAATTCCAGGATCCTGGAATCCCTCCGCACCGTTTGCGCCTGGCTGACACGGACCCGAAGGCCGCAAAGCGGGCAGAACGGCAGGTCGCCTTACTATTTGGCATCTCTGTTGTTGGAACCCTGATCTTCCTGGTGGCGTACTTCGCCATTGACCTGGGAGGCGAAGAATCGAGCATCGGCACCATCCGGCTTCAGAACATGCTGCTGGGCCTTGGCACGGCGTTTGCCATGCTCGGCATCGGTACCGGCATTGTGCACTGGGCCAAGGCCCTCATGCCGGACCACGAAGTTTCCGAGGAACGCCACGCGATCCGTTACGAGGAGGACCGCCAGGCGGCAGTCCGCATCGTCGATGACATCGTCGAAGAGACGGGCATCAAGCGCCGTCCGCTGATCCGGAACACCCTCCTCGGTGCCGTCGCCCTTGCGCCGCTGCCCGCCGTCGCCATCTTCGGTGACCTCGGACCTCGCCCGGACGACAAACTGGCCCACACCATGTGGGCACCCCAGGAAGGCAAGCTCAAGCGGCTTGCCCGGGACCCTGACGGAACGCCCATCAAGGCCTCGGACGTCACCATCGGCTCCGCCTTCCACGTCATTCCGGAAGGGCTCAACGACCTCCACGAGGGCAAGCTCAACGAAAAGGCCAAGGCCGTTGTGCTGCTCATGCGCTTGGACCCGGCATCGCTTAACCCCTCCCAGGGCCGTGAGGACTGGGGCTACAACGGCATTGTCGCCTACTCCAAGATCTGCACCCACGTCGGTTGCCCTGTTGCCCTCTACGAGCAGCAGACGCACCACCTGCTGTGCCCGTGCCACCAGTCCACCTTCGACCTCACCCAAGAGTGCAAGGTGATCTTCGGCCCCGCCAGCCGTCCTCTCCCCCAGCTGCCCATCGCAGTTGACGACGAGGGCTACTTGGTCGCTACCAGCGACTTCAAAGAACCTGTAGGACCAAGTTATTGGGAGCGTGATATGCATGAGCGCAGCATCACCAGCTGAGCCGGCTTTCGTCGCCAAAACCAAGACGGGCCGGATTACCGACTTCGTCGATGCCCGTGTGGGCGGTTCCGGAATCCTCCGCGAATTCGGCCGCAAGGTCTTCCCGGACCACTGGTCCTTCATGTTCGGCGAAGTGGCCCTCTACTCGTTTGTCATCCTCCTGCTTTCGGGCACGTTCCTGACATTCTTTTTTGATCCGTCCATGGCCGAGACGCACTACGACGGCTCGTACGTTCCCCTGAAGGGCGTCGAGATGTCCGTGGCGTACAGCTCGTCGCTGGACATCTCGTTTGACATCCGCGGCGGCCTGTTCATGCGCCAGGTCCACCACTGGGCAGCACTGCTGTTCGTGGC
The Arthrobacter sp. PGP41 genome window above contains:
- a CDS encoding AfsR/SARP family transcriptional regulator — protein: MNRNQVPMGADGYGELKLELLGSWRLCRDGVVVHVAARQQRLIAALAIKGPLLRTYLVGLLWPEYPDSKALESLRVSVHLVSRQVPGLIVNEGRMLYLSDNVDVDLRRVRLQARTLGGAGLKGDPASLLDGLSDAQLLPGWYEDWMIVEQSRLQQDRLRAYVAIASYSLAVGDTGTAEAAAEAAVEIEPLYETAVKLLIEAELQHGNPAAALRAYEGYRKQLGEEMGLLPSDSVSALLAGALERRPGLGTEQSVPPRHPWLSGQPALDHA
- a CDS encoding VOC family protein; translated protein: MPRKIGTCLWFDNQAEEAAQFYTSVFDDSRILNISRFGDGGPGAAGEAIAVDFELEGRGFTALNGARGSAFTEAVSFVVDCEDQSSVDRYWAALTDGGSESQCGWLKDRFGLSWQIVPSVLPSLIAGPDPHGSQRAMQAMLGMRKLDIAELQKAYDG
- a CDS encoding DUF3054 domain-containing protein, with the protein product MTSRNVKPHAVRLPLAAAGADAVMILVFAAVGRDAHQRGDVVTGVMLTAWPFLAGAAMGWIIARAWRDPLSVRSAGIAVWLGSVAGGMVLRALTGQTVVLPFVMVALLSLGLLLLGYRLLLAMFRRRRGA
- a CDS encoding Lrp/AsnC family transcriptional regulator — its product is MITAFVLIKTDAARIPETAEEISAIEGISEVYSVTGEWDLIAVARVHRHEDLADVIADRLSKVPAVVHTTTHIAFRAYSQHDLDAAFSLGFEQ
- the trpD gene encoding anthranilate phosphoribosyltransferase — protein: MTSQASAPSGNSWPRLISALIGGTDLTADDTSWAMDTIMSGEATPAQIAGFLVALSSKGETVEELSGLVAAMLAHARPVTISGEKLDIVGTGGDQLNTVNISTMAALVAAGAGAKVVKHGNRAASSSSGSADVLEALGVRLDLTVDEVARNAEEAGITFCFAQVFHPSFRHTAVPRRELAIPTAFNFLGPLTNPANVQASAVGVANARMAPLVAGVLAQRGSRGLVFRGNDGLDELTTTGPSTVWEIRDGRVTELTFSPQDLGIRLATVEQLRGGNAEVNAAVVRQVLAGKEGPARDAVLVNAAAGLVAFDQSAEGPFLDRMRTAFARAAESIDTGAAAAVLGKWVALTAR
- the ctaE gene encoding aa3-type cytochrome oxidase subunit III; translated protein: MTSATHAPSTPAHPTLNRPNMVSVGTVVWLSSELMFFAGLFAMYFTLRSTSAQMWADETAKLNFPFALVNTIVLVASSFTCQMGVFAAERLQPRRTGGAFQFARWGMNEWFTLTFLMGAFFVAGQTMEYAMLVSEHVSLSSNAYGSAFYMTTGFHGLHVIGGLIAFLLIMGRSFAAKKFGHFEATSAIVTSYYWHFVDVVWIGLFLVIYVLK
- the qcrC gene encoding cytochrome bc1 complex diheme cytochrome c subunit, with the translated sequence MKALSQKRRHPLAALALLLMGLLITGGLYAAATTVNEAKASSTSYSANDVEEGGKLFAANCATCHGMGASGSQDGPSLVGVGAAAVDFQVGTGRMPMQMNGPQAMKKPVQFNDEQTRQLSAYVASLGAGPAVPEESLLDEGGDAAAGGELFRTNCAMCHNAAAAGGALTRGKFAPALADVSGKHIYEAMATGPQNMPVFSDSNITPEGKRDIITFLKQIETSGSPGGADLGSLGPVAEGLFVWVAGLGVIIAFTIWLTSRTS
- the qcrA gene encoding cytochrome bc1 complex Rieske iron-sulfur subunit translates to MGNHSDGSPNHSGTVATAGQNEVEKFQDPGIPPHRLRLADTDPKAAKRAERQVALLFGISVVGTLIFLVAYFAIDLGGEESSIGTIRLQNMLLGLGTAFAMLGIGTGIVHWAKALMPDHEVSEERHAIRYEEDRQAAVRIVDDIVEETGIKRRPLIRNTLLGAVALAPLPAVAIFGDLGPRPDDKLAHTMWAPQEGKLKRLARDPDGTPIKASDVTIGSAFHVIPEGLNDLHEGKLNEKAKAVVLLMRLDPASLNPSQGREDWGYNGIVAYSKICTHVGCPVALYEQQTHHLLCPCHQSTFDLTQECKVIFGPASRPLPQLPIAVDDEGYLVATSDFKEPVGPSYWERDMHERSITS